One window of Centropristis striata isolate RG_2023a ecotype Rhode Island chromosome 23, C.striata_1.0, whole genome shotgun sequence genomic DNA carries:
- the LOC131962324 gene encoding uncharacterized protein LOC131962324, translated as MVESFIEQYPAIQVALRDPRIKKAMDRDSKCEDFVDTMKVLYTSTIAVSSDKSATAGQILPILDKLKTKFEVKDDDSAFKRAIKEKVWADLSHPYSVCT; from the exons ATGGTGGAGAGCTTCATAGAACAATACCCTGCCATCCAGGTTGCTTTGAGGGACCCACGCATCAAGAAGGCTATGGACAGAGACAG CAAGTGTGAGGACTTTGTGGACACCATGAAGGTCCTTTACACATCCACAATTGCAGTGTCATCTGATAAGAGTGCCACTGCTGGGCAGATCCTCCCCATCCTGGACAAACTGAAGACCAAGTTTGAGGTGAAAGATGATGATTCTGCATTCAAGAGAGCCATCAAGGAAAAGGTCTGGGCAGACCTCTCCCATCCTTACTCAGTATGTACTTAA